Proteins encoded in a region of the Planococcus shixiaomingii genome:
- a CDS encoding pLS20_p028 family conjugation system transmembrane protein, translating into MSNEEIARKLEEFQEYLSLSNTFTDIFRWFGWVFVQGLAWCVDMLENVTDDILLLNTFYNNAEIVAFVDSIKPLLYILLAFSILYAGYLLIFQKKFDREGMVINILIACTIIVLLNPGMNKASEFTTAAIDATKVEALYLQDESTLSGSIIQRNVTDLSEVDKNNWSTTELTVPNSTSPSKINNINIREKYSNDTDRISREGKEISEYRLSLDSTGEYRAEKLDQSGLEWNNEYYFRYSIDWVTIIITLGVMAFTLFSISLKLARLSFELTFNYILALLIAPIDVHDGQKTKKILQAIFNTFIVTILIFLSMKVYMIGTAYLENTLSSVPYLIALIAFSVAVIDGPNMVERLFGIDAGLKNGWSVLAGAYAGGNMISVASNTLGNTLGGIGSDKNSNNASNKSKAQKSKSGVAKGSSASPDGIKSLHESMDGNDNNKGLKSAGSPLNNEQRGNVKSPFPDNKDPITLESVRGNIDSISIGDQGLQDGQHHTDQQQANNKNDRSMASSGATNQSKSSPIKSLSPSNYDSQISQGNSEVQSAKGQMDSDVDNTSESVKGTSAIRNGSSAGSISSSNSNPNIDRNSNSKTAENRNQSISSGSNRQQNATSIARSGGNTIVDEEATMNESQGNTEQGSRSIQSNSSDHSSSPNAFYSNNNVSTSQTNSSIQGTKQTINQSSTSHQQVQNETTINHEHKHQMSQSNTTNISEIKQPNTYNIGQKRSQSIEKMKNFNKNN; encoded by the coding sequence ATGAGTAATGAAGAAATAGCCCGTAAACTTGAAGAGTTCCAGGAATATTTGAGTCTCTCCAATACCTTTACAGACATCTTCAGATGGTTTGGCTGGGTATTTGTCCAAGGCCTGGCATGGTGTGTAGATATGCTTGAGAATGTAACGGATGACATTCTTCTATTGAACACCTTCTATAATAATGCTGAGATTGTAGCCTTCGTTGATTCAATAAAACCATTACTTTACATCTTATTAGCTTTCTCTATTCTCTATGCTGGCTACCTTCTTATCTTTCAAAAGAAGTTTGATCGAGAAGGCATGGTTATCAATATCCTAATCGCTTGCACCATCATTGTACTTCTCAATCCTGGAATGAATAAAGCCAGCGAATTTACAACTGCTGCAATCGATGCTACTAAGGTAGAAGCTCTTTACCTTCAAGATGAATCAACATTAAGTGGTTCGATTATCCAACGGAACGTAACAGATCTAAGTGAAGTAGATAAAAATAATTGGTCTACAACGGAACTTACCGTACCCAATAGTACCTCTCCTAGCAAGATAAACAATATAAATATTCGAGAAAAATATAGCAATGACACTGACCGTATTTCTCGTGAAGGAAAAGAGATTTCGGAATATCGCTTATCACTTGATAGTACTGGTGAGTATCGAGCTGAGAAACTCGATCAATCAGGACTTGAGTGGAATAATGAATACTATTTTCGTTACTCCATCGATTGGGTCACCATCATTATCACTTTAGGCGTGATGGCATTCACTCTATTTTCCATCTCTTTAAAGCTTGCTAGATTATCTTTTGAGTTAACTTTCAACTACATTCTTGCACTACTTATTGCACCTATAGATGTACATGACGGTCAGAAGACAAAGAAAATTCTTCAAGCTATATTCAATACTTTTATTGTCACAATCTTAATTTTTCTATCAATGAAGGTCTATATGATTGGAACGGCTTACCTCGAAAATACTTTAAGTTCTGTGCCTTACCTTATTGCATTAATAGCTTTCTCTGTCGCAGTAATAGACGGTCCGAATATGGTCGAAAGGCTTTTCGGAATTGATGCTGGATTGAAAAATGGTTGGAGTGTTCTTGCCGGAGCATATGCAGGCGGGAATATGATTTCGGTAGCCAGTAACACTCTTGGAAATACATTAGGTGGTATTGGGTCAGACAAGAATTCTAACAATGCTTCCAATAAATCTAAAGCGCAAAAATCAAAAAGTGGAGTTGCTAAAGGTAGCTCTGCATCACCAGATGGCATTAAAAGTTTGCACGAATCCATGGACGGAAACGACAACAATAAAGGATTAAAGTCAGCTGGTTCTCCTTTGAATAATGAGCAAAGAGGAAATGTAAAATCACCTTTTCCAGATAACAAAGACCCTATTACTTTGGAAAGCGTTAGAGGAAATATCGATTCAATATCAATAGGTGATCAAGGTCTTCAAGATGGTCAACATCACACAGATCAGCAGCAAGCTAATAATAAAAACGATAGAAGTATGGCTTCCTCTGGTGCAACAAATCAATCTAAAAGTTCACCAATTAAAAGTCTTTCCCCATCAAATTATGATTCACAAATTTCTCAAGGGAACTCTGAAGTGCAAAGTGCAAAAGGTCAAATGGACAGCGATGTTGATAATACTTCTGAATCCGTTAAAGGCACTTCAGCAATACGAAACGGTTCATCTGCCGGCTCTATTTCTTCAAGTAATAGTAATCCAAATATAGATCGCAACTCGAATTCTAAGACTGCGGAAAACCGAAATCAATCGATTTCCAGTGGTTCAAATCGCCAACAAAATGCTACTTCTATTGCTCGCTCTGGTGGTAATACTATCGTCGATGAAGAGGCAACAATGAATGAAAGCCAAGGCAATACAGAACAAGGTTCGAGAAGTATTCAATCAAATTCAAGTGACCATTCTTCATCACCCAATGCTTTTTATTCTAATAATAATGTTTCTACATCTCAGACAAATAGTTCAATCCAAGGAACGAAACAGACGATAAATCAAAGCAGCACTTCACATCAGCAAGTCCAAAATGAAACTACAATCAATCACGAACATAAGCATCAAATGAGTCAATCCAACACAACAAATATTAGTGAAATAAAGCAGCCTAACACATACAATATAGGTCAAAAAAGATCTCAATCAATAGAAAAAATGAAGAACTTCAACAAGAACAATTAG
- a CDS encoding metal-dependent hydrolase has product MDTITHTLFGLTLYGTVDKKEMDKNHKRAYLVTAVGASLIPDIDVISRLWDTTGQYQMWHRGITHSIFLTPLWAALLFLICVIVFKTKDKRLFFLGWLAVVIHDTSDLFNAWGTGYLEPFLNTRITFGTIPIVDLVFWAIMGTAFILSRKNKQKSPYYFKMAWVFMSLHLIIQSVQGLLIYNQYDEKYDQVALSADFIPWTYSVVVKQDDTVTIFKDNLFQEAKEQYVLVSDKDADLDYLFSQRPEAKTLYEWSPFVVLVDDGKRLGLYDPRFYRNGESFLSEYIER; this is encoded by the coding sequence GTGGATACAATTACGCATACCTTGTTCGGACTAACATTGTACGGAACAGTGGATAAAAAAGAAATGGATAAAAATCATAAACGTGCTTATTTAGTGACAGCGGTAGGGGCAAGCTTAATTCCCGATATAGATGTTATTTCTCGTTTGTGGGATACAACAGGGCAATATCAGATGTGGCATCGAGGCATCACGCATTCTATTTTCTTAACACCACTATGGGCGGCCTTGCTCTTTTTGATTTGCGTTATCGTTTTCAAAACAAAAGATAAAAGGCTATTTTTTCTTGGCTGGCTGGCTGTGGTTATCCATGACACTAGCGATTTGTTTAATGCATGGGGGACAGGTTATCTGGAACCTTTTTTAAATACTCGAATCACGTTCGGAACCATTCCGATTGTTGATTTAGTATTCTGGGCCATTATGGGGACTGCTTTTATTTTATCGAGAAAAAACAAGCAAAAGTCGCCTTACTACTTCAAAATGGCTTGGGTGTTTATGAGTCTTCACCTTATTATTCAAAGTGTTCAAGGGTTGCTCATTTACAATCAATATGATGAAAAATATGATCAGGTTGCTCTTTCTGCCGATTTTATTCCTTGGACCTATTCAGTCGTTGTTAAACAAGATGATACTGTGACTATTTTTAAGGATAATCTGTTTCAGGAAGCAAAAGAACAATATGTTTTAGTGTCTGATAAAGATGCGGATCTTGATTACTTATTCTCTCAACGTCCTGAAGCGAAGACACTCTACGAATGGTCGCCCTTTGTTGTTTTAGTGGATGATGGTAAGCGCCTGGGGTTATATGATCCACGTTTTTACCGTAATGGAGAGTCGTTTTTATCTGAGTATATTGAGAGGTGA
- a CDS encoding sensor domain-containing diguanylate cyclase, which translates to MAIALQELQMYKNFDELARDVLDLAKEILPDQLIYLTSFSDAQQIILKLSNYDTKILLTEGMMIDLSETVCDRIDFENKQPLVYEDIREQTCPSELRNTLESVNARSYLGIPISLVDGERFGTLCAVHHEQSKFDQKSIALLQRIVRMFSYYLVLERFANRDSLTELYNRHYLSQIFEDHSESGGVVFFLDLDGFKKINDLHGHDTGDLVLKEVASKLEKFADEYNDAFAVRLGGDEFIVYFSHIFSEEEMSKRAEHLLDCLSTWNADYQLSTSIGIASYSEGSNNDLNTVLKNADVALYQAKTAGKNTYKFF; encoded by the coding sequence ATGGCAATCGCATTGCAGGAGTTGCAGATGTATAAGAATTTTGATGAGCTTGCTCGTGACGTGCTGGATCTTGCAAAAGAAATTTTGCCAGATCAGTTGATTTATTTAACTTCTTTCAGCGATGCACAGCAAATTATCTTAAAGCTTTCAAATTACGATACAAAGATTCTTTTGACGGAAGGGATGATGATTGATCTTAGCGAAACGGTTTGTGATCGGATTGATTTTGAAAACAAACAACCATTAGTCTATGAAGACATTCGGGAACAGACTTGTCCGTCGGAGTTAAGAAATACACTTGAAAGTGTCAATGCCAGGTCGTATTTGGGTATTCCTATTTCTCTTGTCGATGGAGAGCGATTCGGGACATTATGCGCGGTTCATCATGAACAAAGCAAATTTGACCAGAAGAGTATCGCCTTGCTTCAAAGAATAGTCAGGATGTTTTCTTATTATTTGGTTCTGGAGCGTTTTGCCAATCGTGATTCTTTGACGGAACTATACAACAGACATTACCTTTCTCAAATTTTTGAAGACCATTCTGAATCAGGGGGAGTGGTATTCTTTCTTGATTTGGATGGATTTAAAAAGATCAACGACCTGCACGGCCATGATACCGGGGACTTGGTGTTAAAGGAAGTCGCGTCTAAGCTTGAAAAATTTGCAGATGAGTACAACGATGCTTTTGCGGTCCGATTAGGCGGAGATGAATTTATCGTGTATTTTTCGCACATATTCAGCGAAGAGGAAATGAGTAAACGAGCGGAGCATTTACTCGACTGTTTAAGTACATGGAATGCCGACTATCAGCTCTCCACAAGCATTGGAATTGCCTCTTATTCCGAAGGGAGCAATAATGATTTAAACACCGTTCTAAAAAATGCGGATGTGGCCTTGTATCAGGCAAAAACTGCAGGAAAGAACACGTATAAATTCTTTTAA
- a CDS encoding DegV family protein — protein sequence MMKIAWITDTAAQLDEAFIQQHDVYVLPLSVVFPDGVYRESIDLTQEQFYDKLRAAKVSPKTSQPAIGEMVSLYEKLQSEGYDLAIALHLSSGLSGTFESAQAAAKMTDFNVYPIDSKIGSFPMVKMIETGTELFSEGKEVEEVVATINEMATKSHLSFIPSSLNQLHKSGRVSGTQAFLSNVLNIKLVITFEDGKTVMKEKVRSNKRAKNSVVSALRTAMAAGTVSEVAVNHCNNEADAEIWKNELVQEFPELKVQVVPLSVCVGVHAGEGTTGLSWVAY from the coding sequence ATGATGAAAATAGCTTGGATTACGGACACAGCTGCCCAACTAGATGAAGCGTTTATTCAACAGCACGATGTGTACGTTCTGCCCCTTAGTGTCGTTTTTCCGGATGGCGTGTATAGAGAGTCGATCGATCTTACCCAGGAACAATTTTACGATAAATTACGCGCAGCAAAAGTTTCCCCGAAAACCTCGCAGCCTGCAATTGGAGAGATGGTTTCCTTATACGAAAAACTGCAGTCCGAAGGATACGATCTTGCAATTGCATTACATTTATCGAGTGGGCTTTCGGGTACATTTGAAAGCGCACAGGCAGCTGCGAAGATGACAGACTTCAACGTGTATCCGATTGATTCCAAAATCGGTTCTTTTCCAATGGTTAAAATGATTGAAACCGGCACTGAGCTATTCTCGGAAGGCAAAGAAGTGGAAGAAGTTGTGGCAACGATCAATGAAATGGCGACTAAATCACACTTATCCTTTATTCCCTCAAGTCTGAACCAACTGCATAAAAGTGGGCGTGTTTCCGGAACACAGGCATTTTTGAGCAATGTACTGAATATTAAATTGGTCATTACGTTTGAAGATGGCAAGACGGTCATGAAAGAGAAAGTCCGTTCAAATAAGCGGGCGAAAAACAGTGTAGTTTCTGCACTGCGCACCGCTATGGCTGCAGGCACTGTCTCAGAAGTTGCAGTGAATCATTGCAATAATGAAGCTGATGCAGAAATCTGGAAGAACGAGCTTGTGCAGGAGTTTCCCGAATTAAAAGTACAAGTGGTTCCGCTCAGTGTTTGTGTAGGCGTGCACGCGGGTGAAGGAACTACGGGATTAAGCTGGGTTGCTTATTAA
- a CDS encoding tRNA dihydrouridine synthase: MKENFWRDLPRPFFILAPMEEVTNVVFRQVVAKAARPDVFFTEFTNTETYCNPAGIFEVEGRLTYEEDEQPIVAHIWGNKPDHFRDMSIGMAKQGFKGIDINMGCPVPNVATKGKGSGMIRFPDNAAEVIQAAKAGGLPVSVKTRLGYSHVDEWRGWLSHVLKQDIANLSIHLRTKKELSAAPAHWELIPEIKALRDELAPDTLLTINGDIPDYQTGMELAEKYGIDGVMIGRGIFQNPFAFEKEPREHSTDEYLDLLKLQLDLHDKYSTEAEPLPFRPLRRFFKIYVSEIPDADELKNELLKTESTDEARALLQEFEQRIAVG; the protein is encoded by the coding sequence ATGAAAGAGAATTTTTGGCGCGATTTGCCGCGGCCATTTTTTATTTTAGCGCCAATGGAAGAAGTCACGAATGTGGTTTTTCGCCAAGTGGTGGCTAAAGCGGCTCGGCCGGATGTGTTTTTTACGGAATTTACGAATACGGAAACTTATTGCAATCCGGCAGGGATCTTCGAAGTGGAAGGACGCCTGACGTATGAAGAAGATGAACAGCCGATTGTAGCGCATATATGGGGAAATAAACCCGACCATTTCCGCGACATGAGCATCGGCATGGCGAAGCAAGGCTTTAAAGGAATCGATATTAACATGGGCTGCCCGGTGCCGAACGTGGCAACAAAAGGCAAAGGCAGCGGCATGATCCGTTTCCCTGATAACGCGGCGGAAGTCATCCAAGCCGCAAAAGCGGGCGGATTGCCAGTCAGTGTGAAGACACGGCTTGGCTATAGCCATGTAGATGAGTGGAGAGGGTGGCTGTCTCATGTTTTGAAGCAGGACATCGCCAACCTTTCGATTCATCTGCGTACAAAAAAAGAATTGAGCGCCGCTCCTGCCCATTGGGAACTGATTCCAGAAATCAAAGCATTGCGCGATGAGCTGGCGCCGGATACACTTCTGACGATTAACGGAGATATCCCGGATTACCAAACAGGCATGGAACTTGCGGAGAAATACGGCATCGATGGCGTCATGATCGGACGCGGGATTTTCCAGAATCCCTTTGCCTTTGAAAAAGAGCCGCGGGAACACAGCACCGATGAATATCTCGACCTCTTGAAGCTGCAGCTGGATCTGCATGATAAGTACTCGACAGAAGCAGAGCCGCTGCCGTTCAGACCGCTGCGCCGCTTCTTTAAAATCTATGTCAGTGAAATCCCGGACGCGGATGAACTGAAAAATGAATTGCTGAAGACCGAGTCGACGGATGAAGCTCGGGCGTTGCTGCAAGAGTTTGAGCAGAGGATTGCAGTTGGGTGA
- a CDS encoding glycerophosphodiester phosphodiesterase yields MKRMSTILAVSIAMTSFTGPALAAEHGEVSKVISKQDQQKMVNVAHRGASGHAPENTMGAFHKGFEMKADYIEIDVQMTKDGELVVIHDTTVDRTTNGTGKVGDLTFEEIRQLDAGSWFSEAYAGEKVPTFEEVLDAFRGKVGILIELKAPELYPGIEEKIADALIEKNMEKTSNGKIIMQSFNHESMEKSKELLPNLPHGILVGASWANVTEEQLAEFAAYADYFNPTMNIVTDELVSDVHEAGMEIYPYTSRSQEQALRLFDLNVDGIITDYTEHVYYHPVKNQ; encoded by the coding sequence ATGAAACGAATGAGTACTATTTTAGCAGTAAGTATTGCGATGACATCCTTTACTGGACCTGCACTTGCTGCTGAACACGGAGAAGTAAGCAAGGTCATTTCGAAACAGGATCAGCAAAAAATGGTAAACGTAGCACATCGCGGAGCTTCTGGACATGCACCTGAGAATACGATGGGAGCCTTTCACAAAGGATTTGAAATGAAGGCAGACTATATTGAAATTGATGTTCAAATGACAAAAGATGGGGAACTTGTCGTTATTCATGACACCACTGTAGATCGTACAACAAATGGAACTGGCAAAGTGGGCGATCTAACGTTTGAGGAAATTAGGCAGTTGGATGCTGGCAGCTGGTTTAGTGAAGCCTATGCTGGCGAGAAAGTCCCTACTTTCGAGGAAGTATTAGATGCGTTTAGAGGAAAGGTTGGTATTTTAATAGAGCTGAAGGCACCAGAGCTTTATCCTGGAATAGAGGAGAAAATTGCGGATGCTTTGATTGAAAAAAATATGGAGAAAACGAGTAACGGGAAAATCATCATGCAATCCTTCAACCATGAATCCATGGAAAAATCTAAAGAACTTTTGCCAAATCTCCCTCATGGCATTCTAGTTGGAGCAAGTTGGGCAAACGTAACGGAAGAGCAATTAGCTGAATTCGCTGCTTATGCTGATTACTTTAATCCAACTATGAACATTGTAACGGATGAACTAGTTAGTGATGTTCATGAAGCTGGGATGGAAATTTATCCATACACTTCAAGATCACAAGAACAGGCTTTACGTCTATTCGATTTAAATGTAGATGGAATCATTACGGATTATACGGAGCATGTCTACTATCATCCTGTGAAAAATCAATAA
- a CDS encoding GntR family transcriptional regulator: protein MLKYQHIADELEHYIEEHKLQQGDKLPVLQDLMAQFEVSKSTVTKALELLETKGVIFQVRGSGIFVRRHKRKGYISLLSTQGFKKVLEEFQITSKVIELDIRKPTKEAALNLNVSVDDDVYYVKRIRYIHGQSLCLEESYFNKSIITYLNNEIITESIFHYITEGLGLNVGFTDMFLHVDKLTEEEADYLGLKKGDPKLYVESIFHLTNGQPFDFSKVTYNYVQSQFFVQAVL from the coding sequence ATGTTAAAATACCAGCACATCGCAGACGAACTTGAACATTACATCGAAGAACATAAACTCCAGCAAGGAGACAAGCTGCCTGTCTTGCAAGATTTGATGGCCCAATTCGAAGTCAGCAAAAGCACGGTTACGAAAGCATTAGAACTGTTGGAGACAAAAGGGGTAATATTCCAAGTAAGAGGAAGCGGGATTTTTGTAAGAAGGCATAAGAGAAAAGGATACATCAGCCTCCTTTCAACTCAAGGCTTTAAAAAAGTTCTGGAAGAATTTCAAATCACATCAAAAGTGATTGAATTGGATATCCGGAAACCAACAAAAGAAGCTGCGCTTAATCTAAATGTTTCAGTCGATGACGATGTCTATTATGTAAAACGAATTCGCTATATCCATGGGCAGTCGCTTTGCTTGGAGGAATCGTATTTCAATAAATCGATCATCACGTATTTAAATAACGAAATTATTACGGAGTCGATCTTCCACTACATCACAGAAGGACTGGGACTGAATGTCGGGTTTACAGATATGTTCCTTCATGTCGATAAGTTGACCGAAGAAGAAGCGGATTATCTTGGATTGAAAAAAGGCGATCCAAAGCTTTACGTGGAATCCATCTTCCACTTAACGAACGGCCAGCCATTCGACTTTTCCAAAGTGACGTATAACTATGTCCAATCGCAGTTCTTTGTTCAGGCGGTTTTGTAG
- a CDS encoding beta-glucoside-specific PTS transporter subunit IIABC — protein sequence MAAKIRDYEKLAKDILEAVGGEENIVSAARCATRLRIVLKRSIPEAKAIVSEMPGVITVVETGGQFQVVIGQHVGEVFEEFSSLVKFDTTADTNDNKGTLLNRVIATMSAVFAPFVYILAAAGILQGLLILINLVFPSFSATGTYEVFSFISWAPFTFLPIFIAITASNHFKTNTYIAVAASAALVSPTWTEMAGRIASGESITFLGMALSQTVYTSSVLPPLFLVWILSYLERFLNKRIHEIVRPLFVPFLCLIVMVPLTILLIGPLSTLGANGIANGYNFLAENAPAVAGAIIGGFWQVLVIFGIHWGITPMVLANFDLYGRDSFQAYQTIAVIAQIGAVLGVIIKSKSQETRKLGVSAGVTGLFGITEPAIYGITLKFKKPFIFGSIAGAVGAITASFFNPYYFAYAGLPGPLTVVNGIGAESPSSIWGILIGSAIAIILPIVLIQIFGFGENLAKKASAENSEEDQSEMDMLNVNEESVHAPLRGQVIPLSEVSDEVFSSGAMGHGVAIEPLDNKLYAPFDGTVVMIALTKHAIGLRSNSGVELLAHIGIDTVKLNGKPFTVHVEDGAKIKKGDLLITFDRESIQKEGIQMTTPLIITNTHSYKEVIVEKILDGIVGDKLLTVVK from the coding sequence ATGGCCGCAAAAATTAGGGATTATGAGAAACTTGCAAAAGATATTTTGGAAGCTGTTGGCGGGGAAGAGAACATTGTAAGTGCTGCACGCTGCGCGACGAGGCTTAGGATTGTATTAAAGCGTTCTATACCGGAAGCTAAAGCAATTGTTTCCGAAATGCCTGGCGTTATTACAGTCGTGGAAACCGGGGGACAATTTCAAGTGGTCATTGGCCAGCATGTGGGAGAAGTTTTTGAAGAGTTTTCAAGTTTGGTAAAGTTCGACACCACTGCTGATACAAACGATAACAAAGGCACCCTCTTAAATCGTGTCATCGCAACAATGTCCGCTGTTTTTGCGCCATTCGTCTATATTTTGGCCGCCGCCGGTATTTTGCAAGGGTTGCTCATTTTGATCAATTTAGTGTTTCCAAGCTTTTCGGCAACAGGAACTTATGAAGTTTTTAGTTTCATTTCCTGGGCACCGTTTACGTTCCTGCCAATTTTCATCGCTATCACAGCATCGAACCATTTTAAAACAAATACTTATATAGCCGTTGCAGCGAGTGCGGCGCTGGTCAGTCCGACTTGGACAGAAATGGCCGGAAGAATTGCATCGGGAGAAAGCATTACGTTCCTCGGCATGGCTTTATCGCAGACGGTATACACATCTTCTGTATTGCCGCCGCTATTTCTAGTGTGGATCTTGTCGTACTTGGAACGCTTCTTAAATAAACGCATACACGAAATTGTCCGGCCTTTATTCGTTCCATTTTTATGTCTCATCGTCATGGTTCCGTTAACAATTCTGCTGATTGGGCCACTTTCAACATTGGGGGCAAACGGAATCGCGAATGGCTATAACTTCTTAGCGGAAAACGCACCAGCTGTGGCTGGTGCAATTATCGGCGGATTCTGGCAAGTGCTTGTCATTTTCGGCATCCACTGGGGAATCACTCCAATGGTATTAGCGAACTTTGATCTGTACGGCCGGGATTCGTTCCAGGCTTATCAAACCATTGCGGTCATCGCGCAAATCGGCGCAGTTCTGGGCGTTATCATTAAATCAAAAAGCCAAGAAACCCGGAAGCTGGGCGTTTCAGCCGGCGTAACCGGATTGTTCGGCATTACGGAACCCGCTATTTACGGAATTACGTTGAAGTTCAAGAAACCGTTTATCTTCGGGAGCATCGCGGGTGCAGTTGGGGCGATAACGGCAAGTTTCTTCAATCCTTACTACTTTGCGTATGCCGGGTTGCCGGGACCGTTAACTGTTGTGAACGGCATCGGTGCTGAGTCTCCGTCGTCCATTTGGGGAATCTTGATCGGTTCTGCCATTGCCATCATCCTGCCGATCGTCTTGATACAGATTTTCGGATTTGGAGAGAATTTGGCGAAAAAAGCGTCTGCTGAAAATTCGGAAGAGGATCAATCCGAAATGGATATGCTGAACGTAAATGAAGAGTCTGTCCATGCCCCATTAAGAGGCCAAGTCATTCCTCTTTCAGAAGTATCGGATGAAGTGTTCAGTTCGGGAGCCATGGGACATGGTGTTGCCATCGAGCCGCTCGACAACAAACTATACGCTCCGTTTGACGGAACCGTGGTGATGATCGCCTTAACAAAACACGCGATCGGCCTGCGCTCGAATTCAGGTGTTGAGCTGCTCGCACATATCGGTATAGATACCGTCAAATTGAACGGGAAACCATTTACTGTTCATGTAGAAGATGGCGCGAAAATCAAAAAAGGCGACTTGCTCATTACGTTCGACCGGGAATCCATTCAAAAAGAAGGCATTCAAATGACGACGCCTCTTATCATCACGAATACGCATTCTTATAAAGAAGTGATTGTTGAAAAGATTTTAGACGGCATTGTCGGCGATAAATTGCTGACAGTCGTAAAATAA
- the bglA gene encoding 6-phospho-beta-glucosidase BglA — MGKLSNDFLWGGALAAHQFEGGWDQGGKGPSVVDVMTAGAHGVPREITETVESDKFYPNHEAIDFYSKYKEDIALFAEMGLKCLRTSIGWSRIFPTGVEAEPCEEGLQFYDNVFDELLRHGIEPVITLSHFEMPLHLAREYGGFRSRKVVDHFVKFAEVCFNRYKDKVKYWMTFNEINNKMDVNNPLFLWTNSGVTVQEGENAKEVMYQAGHHELIASALAVSKGKAINPEFQIGAMVSHVPIYPYSSNPADVMLAEEEMRQRYFFPDVHVRGYYPSYALKEFEREGYTIPFLDGDEEILRNGKVDYLGFSYYMSTTVKSDVQNDNLGSIINGGLANGVDNPYIKSSDWGWAIDPTGLRYTLNRFYDRYQVPLFIVENGFGAIDTVEEDGSIRDEQRIDYLKSHIEAVEKAVNYDGVDLMGYTPWGIIDIVSFTTGEMKKRYGMIYVDRDNEGNGTMKRYKKDSFEWYKKVIQTNGEVL; from the coding sequence ATGGGAAAACTATCAAACGATTTTTTATGGGGCGGCGCTTTAGCCGCTCATCAATTTGAAGGCGGATGGGACCAAGGCGGAAAAGGGCCAAGTGTCGTGGATGTTATGACGGCCGGAGCGCACGGCGTGCCAAGAGAAATAACGGAAACAGTCGAAAGTGATAAATTTTATCCGAACCATGAAGCCATTGATTTCTATAGCAAATACAAAGAAGATATCGCATTGTTTGCTGAAATGGGATTGAAGTGTTTGCGGACATCGATCGGCTGGAGCCGGATTTTCCCGACAGGCGTCGAAGCGGAGCCGTGTGAAGAAGGCTTGCAGTTCTATGACAATGTTTTTGATGAATTGCTGAGGCACGGAATCGAACCGGTCATCACGCTTTCCCATTTTGAAATGCCGCTGCACTTGGCAAGAGAATACGGCGGGTTCAGAAGCCGTAAAGTGGTGGACCATTTCGTCAAATTCGCTGAAGTTTGTTTTAACCGCTATAAAGACAAAGTGAAATACTGGATGACGTTCAATGAAATCAACAACAAAATGGACGTCAACAATCCATTGTTTTTATGGACGAACTCTGGCGTTACAGTCCAGGAAGGCGAAAACGCCAAAGAAGTGATGTACCAAGCAGGGCATCACGAACTGATTGCAAGCGCTTTGGCCGTATCAAAAGGAAAAGCCATTAACCCAGAATTCCAGATCGGGGCAATGGTGTCACACGTGCCGATTTATCCTTACTCTTCAAATCCGGCTGATGTGATGCTGGCAGAAGAGGAAATGAGGCAGCGTTACTTCTTCCCGGACGTCCACGTGCGCGGCTATTACCCAAGCTACGCGTTAAAAGAGTTCGAGCGGGAAGGCTACACCATTCCATTCTTGGATGGCGATGAAGAAATCCTAAGAAACGGCAAAGTTGATTATTTAGGATTCAGTTACTATATGTCCACAACGGTGAAAAGCGATGTTCAAAATGATAATCTAGGCAGCATTATAAATGGCGGATTAGCAAATGGCGTCGACAATCCATACATCAAATCGAGCGACTGGGGCTGGGCGATTGATCCGACCGGCTTGAGATATACGTTGAACCGTTTTTATGACCGCTACCAAGTTCCATTGTTCATCGTTGAAAATGGCTTCGGCGCAATCGACACCGTTGAAGAAGACGGTTCGATCCGTGATGAACAAAGAATCGACTACTTAAAATCCCATATCGAGGCAGTAGAAAAAGCGGTCAATTACGATGGAGTTGATTTAATGGGCTACACGCCTTGGGGAATTATCGATATCGTTTCGTTCACAACAGGTGAAATGAAAAAACGCTATGGCATGATTTACGTGGACCGTGATAACGAAGGAAACGGGACAATGAAACGTTACAAGAAAGATTCGTTTGAGTGGTATAAAAAGGTCATTCAGACAAATGGCGAAGTTTTATAA